Proteins from a single region of Bacillota bacterium:
- a CDS encoding peptidylprolyl isomerase, with protein MKMKTILLMTLLTITMLFVGCSSNSANKNTKGEDNLKHTKVQIEMQDGGKMVFELYPEYAPQTVANFIELSKSGFYDGLKFHRIMKGFMIQGGDPSGNGSGGSKKKIKGEFASNGFSQNTLKHTKGVISMARAKDKNSASSQFFVMDGTASSLDGDYAAFGKMIEGEDTLDSIANTPVGPNSYGEMSVPQKDVIIKKVTVLD; from the coding sequence ATGAAAATGAAAACAATATTACTAATGACTTTACTGACAATTACAATGTTATTTGTAGGTTGCAGCAGTAATTCAGCAAACAAAAATACAAAAGGAGAAGATAATTTGAAGCACACGAAAGTACAGATTGAAATGCAGGACGGCGGGAAAATGGTATTTGAATTATATCCTGAATACGCTCCTCAAACAGTTGCAAACTTTATTGAACTTTCTAAGTCTGGTTTTTATGACGGGCTCAAATTTCATAGAATCATGAAGGGCTTTATGATTCAGGGCGGCGATCCCAGCGGAAACGGCTCCGGTGGATCAAAGAAGAAAATAAAGGGTGAATTTGCATCAAACGGTTTTTCTCAAAATACGTTAAAACATACCAAAGGCGTTATATCGATGGCTCGAGCTAAAGATAAAAATTCTGCAAGCAGTCAATTCTTTGTTATGGATGGTACCGCTAGTTCTCTTGACGGTGACTACGCCGCATTTGGCAAAATGATTGAGGGCGAGGATACTCTTGATTCAATAGCCAATACACCAGTTGGTCCTAACAGTTATGGTGAGATGTCAGTCCCTCAAAAGGACGTAATAATAAAAAAAGTCACAGTGTTAGACTAA